The DNA segment TGCAAGTATCTTACCGCGCGAGGAACCGCCACCGCGCAATATGTTCATACCGATAGCGGTATCATCGGATTAACGGATTGTCCGATATTGCGTAAGAGTACCGTGGTCGTCGATAACGGTTAATATCCCGTCGTCATGATCCGTGCCTTGCGTATTGCTGAAGCAGAATGTCACAGGATTAAAGCGGCCGGCGAAAAAGCCGGCCGTTTCTTTATATCGACTGCATGACATCATCAGAACGGATAATCGTTGTAGCCCATCTGTTCAGAGATTTTACGCGCCGCGGTATGCAGCATCGAAACGTAGTCGTGCAGGTTTTCTTCGGAAAAACGCAGCGTTGGGAAGGAGATACTCAGACCCGCAATCACCACACCGAAACGATCGAATACCGGTACGCCAATGCAGCGTAAACCTTCTTCTTGTTCTTCGTTATCTTCGCCATAACCCTGTTCGCGGACTTTATCCAGCACCGGCAGCAATGCTTCCGTGGTGGTGATAGTGCGCCCGGTACTACGTTTATACTCAATGCCGTCCAGAATCTGCTTCACTTCGTCACGATCGCGCCAGGCCAGC comes from the Citrobacter amalonaticus genome and includes:
- a CDS encoding YobH family protein, with the protein product MRLIIRAIVLFALVWIGLLLSGYGVLIGSQENAAGLGLQCKYLTARGTATAQYVHTDSGIIGLTDCPILRKSTVVVDNG